Within Mucilaginibacter inviolabilis, the genomic segment CCATTTTAACACTTTTTAACAAATTTCTGAGGGCTTTTGAAAGCTTTAAAAAGTATTAAACAATTGATTTATAATTAACTACACAAAAAAAGCCATTTTTTTGTGTCTTTTTCCCTTAATGAAAACAGCCCGGTTTTCCTTTTTGATCAGAAAAAAACCGGGCTGCCGTCTTATTCAAATATACAAAAATTAAGGGGTAAATCCAATCTATATTTCCATGAATAACCCCTTACTCCTTTTCATATTTGGAAATACAAATTATTATTAATTACTTTGAATAACAAAGTACTTTTTAATGATAAAATCATATCGATATTTCACCCCTGCTCTCCTACTCTTTTTAACGGAAGCTATCATTGCCTGGTATGTGCATGATAGCATTATCCGCCCATATGGCGGCGATTTTCTGGCCGTATTATTTCTGTATTGCCTTATCAAAAGCTTTTTTTATATACCGCCATTTAAAGCCGCTTTACTGGCATTATTGATAGCATACGCTATAGAGATATCTCAATATTTTCATTTAACTACGCTATTAGGCCTGCAAAACTCAAAAACGATCACCTTACTATTGGGCAGCTCCTTTTCATGGACAGATATGTTGTGTTATACCGGTGCTTTTGTATTGATCATCATCATCGAACAATTCAGATCCCAGCCTACCACAGGTAGACCGAAACTCCGAAAGCCGAAAAAATAAATTATGGAATACTTTGTAGATGAACGCTCTATAGTGCGGGAGATATGGGGCAAAGCCGATACCATCCTATTTATTTTTGCGGGTGCCGCTGCCGAATTTGCTTTGAACAAAGCGGTAGACTGGTTGTATTATACCGGCAAGCTCCCGGCCGATCCGTTGGGCAGGCTATTTTCCACGGTTACTTATTCCCGAAAGATCATTTTTTCGGAGCGGGATGCTGCCTTGCGGGCCATTGATCAAATCACGGCTATTCACCGGGGTGTTGAAACCAACCGGGGGGCGCAAATACCCGATTGGGCTTATCGTGATGTGTTATTCCTCCTCATTGATCTTTCTATCAGTTCGTACGAGCTCCTGGAACAACCGCTTACCTTGTTACAGAAGGCTCAGACTTTTGCTGTATTTAAACGCGTTGGTACCC encodes:
- a CDS encoding DUF2809 domain-containing protein is translated as MIKSYRYFTPALLLFLTEAIIAWYVHDSIIRPYGGDFLAVLFLYCLIKSFFYIPPFKAALLALLIAYAIEISQYFHLTTLLGLQNSKTITLLLGSSFSWTDMLCYTGAFVLIIIIEQFRSQPTTGRPKLRKPKK
- a CDS encoding oxygenase MpaB family protein is translated as MEYFVDERSIVREIWGKADTILFIFAGAAAEFALNKAVDWLYYTGKLPADPLGRLFSTVTYSRKIIFSERDAALRAIDQITAIHRGVETNRGAQIPDWAYRDVLFLLIDLSISSYELLEQPLTLLQKAQTFAVFKRVGTRMQLSGLPATYSEYLNMRREHLQQNLIRSELTIDLYRQYRRHLGAARYQVLKQAQLLVVQPEVRRHLQLNRVPWLRPILWGYKFLKLLKLHAFLRNALLPAAYKAQIKDLDQVYLQS